A stretch of Lathyrus oleraceus cultivar Zhongwan6 chromosome 6, CAAS_Psat_ZW6_1.0, whole genome shotgun sequence DNA encodes these proteins:
- the LOC127096586 gene encoding proteasome subunit alpha type-4-like, whose protein sequence is MSRRYDSRTTIFSPEGRLYQVEYAIEAIGNAGTAIGILLKDGVVLVGEKKVTSKLLQTSTSTEKMYKIDDHVACAVAGIMSDANILINTARIQAHRYSFAYQEPMPVEQLVQSLCDTKQGYTQFGGLRPFGVSFLFAGWDKIFGFQLYMSDPSGNYGGWKAGAIGANNQAAQSILKQDSKEKRTH, encoded by the coding sequence ATGTCTCGAAGATATGATAGTCGTACAACAATCTTCTCTCCTGAAGGACGTCTTTACCAAGTGGAGTATGCAATAGAGGCTATTGGAAATGCTGGTACTGCCATTGGAATCTTGTTAAAAGATGGGGTTGTTCTGGTTGGCGAAAAGAAGGTGACATCCAAGCTTCTGCAAACCTCAACTTCAACTGAGAAAATGTACAAGATTGATGATCACGTTGCATGTGCTGTTGCTGGGATTATGTCTGATGCAAACATCCTAATCAATACTGCTAGGATCCAAGCACATCGTTACTCATTTGCTTACCAAGAGCCAATGCCTGTTGAACAGTTGGTTCAATCTCTTTGTGATACCAAACAGGGTTACACACAATTTGGTGGTCTCCGTCCGTTTGGAGTCTCTTTCCTGTTTGCAGGATGGGACAAAATTTTTGGCTTTCAGCTTTACATGAGTGATCCTAGTGGAAATTATGGCGGTTGGAAAGCCGGTGCTATTGGTGCCAACAACCAGGCAGCACAATCAATTCTAAAACAGGACTCAAAAGAAAAAAGAACACACTAG